In one Oscillospiraceae bacterium genomic region, the following are encoded:
- a CDS encoding aminopeptidase: MQYKRARDWGLAPGGLPTGPLNKITDVPGVAVGHCTVDTPQHKTGVSVVLPCPENPFVHKLPAAAFVLNGFGKSAGLVQIRELGTLESPIALTNTLNVGLVHDALVEYLARRCAADGVDLRSVNPVVCECNDAVLNDIVHRAVGMDEVFSAISSAGPDFAEGDVGGGKGMVCHGLKGGIGSASRVLEVGGKTYTLGVLVQANHGVLDDLTVCGERIGPALARRVEAAQADQGSCIAVLATDLPLDARQLGRVARRLPVGLARLGSHIGHGSGEVFLAFSTANPYDPGQAAPVRQITAFREDSLDLPFRAAAECAEEAVLNCLLAARTVTGFRGRTVYALTDLWAPAAKGGPHAE, translated from the coding sequence TTGCAGTACAAACGCGCCCGGGACTGGGGCCTCGCCCCCGGCGGCCTGCCCACGGGCCCCCTGAATAAAATCACCGACGTGCCCGGCGTGGCCGTGGGCCACTGCACCGTGGACACGCCGCAGCACAAGACCGGGGTGAGCGTGGTGCTCCCCTGCCCGGAAAATCCCTTCGTCCACAAGCTGCCCGCCGCCGCCTTCGTCCTAAACGGCTTCGGCAAGAGCGCCGGGCTGGTGCAGATCCGGGAGCTGGGCACGCTGGAGAGCCCCATCGCCCTGACCAACACCCTCAACGTGGGCCTGGTCCACGACGCGCTGGTGGAGTACCTGGCCCGCCGCTGCGCCGCGGACGGGGTGGATCTGCGCTCGGTGAACCCGGTGGTGTGCGAGTGCAACGACGCCGTCCTCAACGACATCGTCCACAGGGCCGTGGGCATGGACGAGGTGTTTTCCGCGATCTCCTCCGCCGGGCCCGATTTCGCGGAGGGGGACGTGGGGGGCGGCAAGGGCATGGTGTGCCACGGCCTCAAGGGTGGCATCGGCTCGGCCTCCCGGGTGCTGGAAGTGGGCGGGAAAACCTACACCCTGGGGGTGCTGGTGCAGGCCAACCACGGGGTGCTGGACGATTTGACCGTGTGCGGGGAGCGCATCGGCCCGGCGCTGGCCCGCCGGGTGGAGGCCGCCCAGGCCGACCAGGGCTCCTGCATCGCGGTGCTGGCCACCGACCTGCCCCTGGACGCCCGGCAGCTGGGCCGGGTGGCCCGGCGCCTGCCGGTGGGACTGGCCCGGCTGGGCTCCCACATCGGCCACGGCAGCGGGGAGGTCTTTTTGGCCTTCTCCACCGCCAACCCCTACGACCCCGGGCAGGCCGCGCCCGTGCGGCAGATTACGGCCTTCCGGGAGGACAGCCTGGACCTCCCCTTCCGGGCCGCCGCCGAGTGCGCGGAGGAGGCGGTTTTGAACTGCCTGCTCGCCGCCCGCACCGTCACAGGCTTCCGGGGGCGCACCGTGTACGCCCTCACCGACCTTTGGGCCCCCGCGGCGAAAGGAGGTCCCCATGCAGAATAA
- a CDS encoding sodium-dependent transporter translates to MQNKNPGHGGKFTSSVGFVLAAVGSAVGMGNIWLFPYRVGQYGGGAFLVPYFLFVALFSYAGLSGEFALGRLTGTGTMGSFDYALGTRGKKGGRYIGVLPLLGVLGIAIGYSVVVGWVLRYAAGAVTGSALTTDSQAFFDGVAVSFGSVPWHFLAIALTVGIVVFGVAGGIEKISKFMMPVFFLLFLVIAVRVAFLPGAAAGYAYLLKPDWSYLLRPETWVMAMGQAFFSLSINGAGMLIYGSYMKRSEDIVRHSAMTAVLDTAAALLAGFAIIPAVFAFGIEPSSGPSLMFVTLPKVFALMPAGRIFAVLFFVSVFFAGITSLINMLEAVGEALGREAKLSRRASTLIVGAVVFAVSVFLEALPRMGAWMDLVTIYIAPFGAVLGAVFIYFVLGMKAAKAELNLGRRRPLGRAFAPIAYCYVVLAAAVVVLGIWYGGIG, encoded by the coding sequence ATGCAGAATAAGAACCCCGGCCACGGCGGCAAATTCACCAGCTCCGTGGGCTTCGTCCTGGCGGCGGTGGGCTCCGCCGTGGGCATGGGCAACATCTGGCTCTTCCCCTACCGGGTGGGGCAGTACGGCGGTGGGGCCTTCCTGGTGCCCTACTTCCTCTTTGTGGCCCTGTTCAGCTACGCCGGGCTCTCCGGCGAATTCGCCCTGGGCCGCCTCACCGGCACCGGCACCATGGGCTCCTTCGACTACGCCCTGGGCACCCGTGGCAAAAAAGGCGGCAGGTATATCGGCGTGCTGCCCCTGCTGGGGGTGCTGGGCATCGCCATAGGCTACTCCGTGGTGGTGGGCTGGGTGCTGCGCTACGCCGCCGGGGCGGTCACCGGCTCGGCCCTCACCACCGACAGCCAGGCCTTCTTCGACGGCGTGGCAGTCTCCTTCGGCTCGGTGCCCTGGCACTTCCTGGCCATCGCCCTGACCGTGGGCATCGTCGTCTTTGGTGTGGCGGGGGGCATCGAGAAGATCAGCAAGTTCATGATGCCGGTCTTTTTCCTCCTCTTCCTCGTCATCGCCGTGCGGGTGGCCTTCCTGCCCGGCGCGGCGGCGGGATACGCCTACCTGCTCAAGCCCGACTGGAGCTACCTGCTCCGCCCCGAGACCTGGGTCATGGCCATGGGGCAGGCCTTTTTCAGCCTGTCCATCAACGGCGCGGGCATGCTCATTTACGGCAGCTACATGAAGCGCTCGGAGGACATCGTGCGCCACTCGGCCATGACCGCCGTGCTGGACACCGCGGCCGCCCTGCTGGCGGGCTTCGCCATCATCCCGGCGGTCTTTGCCTTCGGCATCGAGCCCTCCTCCGGCCCCTCCCTCATGTTCGTCACCCTGCCCAAGGTATTCGCCCTCATGCCCGCCGGGCGGATTTTTGCGGTTTTGTTCTTCGTCTCGGTCTTCTTCGCGGGCATCACGTCCCTCATCAACATGCTGGAGGCGGTGGGCGAGGCCCTGGGCCGGGAGGCGAAGCTCTCCCGCCGGGCCTCCACCCTCATCGTGGGCGCGGTGGTCTTTGCCGTGTCCGTCTTTCTGGAGGCCCTGCCCCGCATGGGGGCCTGGATGGACCTCGTCACCATCTACATCGCCCCCTTCGGCGCGGTGCTGGGCGCGGTGTTCATCTACTTCGTGCTGGGCATGAAGGCCGCCAAGGCCGAGCTCAACCTGGGGCGAAGGCGCCCCCTGGGCCGCGCCTTCGCCCCCATCGCCTACTGCTATGTGGTGCTGGCCGCAGCGGTGGTGGTCCTGGGCATCTGGTACGGGGGCATCGGATAG
- a CDS encoding N-acetyltransferase: protein MPLVIRRAVRGDYAAVRALEELEFGVHRRARPDYFEPLENSYTEEEFEELLADPCPICWVAVQDETVVGLCFGKIGKTAGNPVCKSRLVAFIQDIVTLPEYRGRGIATALMSRAREQAVNEGAASVELCVWSFNADAVRLYEKMGMRVQYYRMEQDLSAEDAAHSSHV from the coding sequence ATGCCGTTGGTAATACGCAGGGCGGTCCGCGGTGATTACGCGGCGGTCCGCGCTTTGGAGGAGCTGGAATTCGGCGTTCACAGGCGGGCCAGGCCGGACTATTTTGAACCGCTGGAAAACAGCTACACAGAGGAAGAATTCGAGGAACTGCTGGCAGATCCCTGTCCGATCTGCTGGGTGGCGGTCCAAGACGAAACCGTCGTCGGGCTCTGCTTCGGGAAAATCGGGAAAACCGCCGGGAATCCGGTCTGTAAGTCCCGCCTGGTCGCGTTTATTCAGGATATTGTCACCTTGCCGGAATACCGGGGGCGGGGGATTGCAACCGCGCTTATGTCCAGAGCCCGGGAACAGGCGGTAAACGAGGGCGCGGCCAGCGTGGAGCTCTGTGTCTGGAGCTTCAACGCGGATGCCGTGCGGCTTTACGAAAAAATGGGTATGCGTGTCCAATACTACCGCATGGAGCAGGATTTATCGGCGGAAGACGCTGCGCACAGCTCCCATGTATAA
- the lysA_1 gene encoding diaminopimelate decarboxylase, whose protein sequence is MIREVRGNHLFFDGCDTVELAGRYGTPLYVFSESDIVDKCAELRRDFLQKYENVRAAYACKAFCTLAMCKIVEREGLCLDVVSGGELYTAVKAGFPAGRIEFNGNNKQRAEIELAVEYGIGRIVIDGLQELALIEQICREKGRKMRVLYRITPEVENDTHSYISTGKKDSKFGIPLDEDVIYPAIRAAIGSEWVEFMGFHFHVGSQLFDNRSHLEAMKTSLELTRQTKERFGYEVRELNYGGGFGIRYLPGQERRPYRCFTDPMMEQTISYCREHGLTRPAVVIEPGRSLVGEAGLTLYTVGSIKEIPGVRKYVSVDGGMTDNIRVGLYQAEYEGMVASRAGEEPCQTVTISGKCCESTDILIRDARIPNVEPGDIFATFSTGAYGYAMASNYNKVNVPAVVLVREGRDALIVRRQSDAQLIQNELLPDSLTGG, encoded by the coding sequence ATGATTCGGGAAGTGCGGGGAAACCATCTGTTTTTTGACGGCTGTGACACGGTGGAGCTGGCCGGGCGCTACGGCACCCCCCTCTACGTGTTCTCGGAGAGCGACATCGTGGACAAGTGCGCCGAGCTGCGCAGGGATTTTCTCCAGAAATACGAAAACGTGCGGGCGGCCTACGCCTGCAAGGCCTTCTGCACCCTGGCCATGTGCAAAATCGTGGAGCGGGAGGGGCTGTGCCTGGACGTGGTGTCGGGCGGAGAGCTGTACACCGCCGTCAAGGCCGGGTTCCCCGCCGGGCGCATCGAGTTCAACGGCAACAACAAGCAGCGCGCGGAGATCGAGCTGGCCGTGGAGTACGGCATCGGCCGGATCGTCATCGACGGGCTCCAGGAGCTGGCGCTGATCGAACAGATCTGCCGGGAGAAGGGCAGGAAGATGCGGGTGCTCTACCGCATCACCCCGGAGGTGGAGAACGACACCCACTCCTATATCTCCACGGGCAAAAAGGACTCCAAATTCGGCATCCCGCTGGACGAGGACGTGATCTACCCCGCCATCCGGGCCGCCATCGGCTCGGAGTGGGTGGAGTTCATGGGCTTTCACTTCCACGTGGGCTCCCAGCTCTTCGACAACCGCTCCCATCTGGAGGCCATGAAGACCTCGCTGGAGCTCACGCGCCAGACCAAGGAGCGCTTCGGCTACGAGGTGCGGGAGCTAAACTACGGCGGCGGCTTCGGCATCCGCTACCTGCCCGGGCAGGAGCGCAGGCCCTACCGCTGCTTCACCGACCCCATGATGGAGCAGACCATATCTTACTGCAGGGAGCACGGCCTCACCCGGCCCGCCGTGGTCATCGAGCCCGGCCGCAGCCTGGTGGGGGAGGCGGGGCTCACCCTGTACACGGTGGGCAGCATCAAGGAGATCCCCGGCGTGCGCAAGTACGTCAGCGTGGACGGCGGCATGACGGACAATATCCGGGTGGGGCTCTACCAGGCCGAGTACGAGGGCATGGTGGCCAGCCGGGCGGGGGAGGAGCCCTGCCAGACGGTGACCATCTCCGGGAAATGCTGCGAGTCCACCGACATCCTTATCCGGGACGCCCGGATTCCCAACGTGGAGCCGGGGGACATTTTCGCCACCTTCTCCACGGGGGCCTACGGGTATGCCATGGCCAGCAACTACAACAAGGTGAACGTGCCGGCCGTGGTGCTGGTGCGTGAGGGCCGCGACGCGCTGATCGTCCGGCGGCAGAGCGACGCGCAGCTCATTCAAAACGAGCTGCTGCCCGATTCGTTGACGGGGGGCTAG